The proteins below are encoded in one region of Triticum aestivum cultivar Chinese Spring chromosome 1B, IWGSC CS RefSeq v2.1, whole genome shotgun sequence:
- the LOC123104653 gene encoding uncharacterized protein codes for MATVREPPPWASAPQLDFQLFKNPTKMARSYHSLGVSVRRLLMQKSNEEGGTNFVKEVQITGSIDFVHAILELTTTPSYFIINMIPPPDIEDHTHLHRELKLLYDASSMYKLGFSANVVWHVFKDAILPGVEKQQEEKYNVERLDFDGSYKDIGVDFRELITGFDGQLDTYKVLVDLAHATRKQIIKASCRNVVTISEPMRFPILFKLHVTNFQEGNLCAVLDASVKKDETYRNISSHFNDWSNYSERCRKGRVQFAAECERFYQELRKDLIPGIPTFDALLTFVGLLSNKDHKKIHKQEQSAKHIKHSSVNPDDRSKGGRDEDPPSDKDENNQERQKNKDTSSAWFFESHVMPYHWIGMTTKVMICVPADYNMQLLDAIYYNFIDALPVVSYCSENIKLLFYFTSEICGKIIGRFIAKDHPHHKETDFFELKVGESPYIFGPIVKQRRSYSCVTPLIFSEDLENDFEFTVVRPFNWTGPMMDFIPDTDGPREGVPRVLACFNKNLLRRETWKLADGGNSQRTYVCIKEAIDAALLLMIAHGHVPGEQPLIAMSSKRLYGEGYNDRILDVTLIIEQLVGHISTVGGPSTFTAREFTEMMTCAPLIEASAEQFLGKGYDGSDDKRIPGVTPINKKQLGEPLLEDPLIEASTEQSLGEGYDDSNKRIPDVTLINKQLGWNPNDASPKELLPTALTTLQHKTMRTSCRKADVTGSIVELHNMSQSWILRRTLMIM; via the exons ATGGCTACTGTCCGTGAGCCACCTCCGTGGGCG AGTGCCCCTCAACTTGATTTCCAACTATTCAAAAATCCAACCAAAATGGCAAGATCGTACCACTCATTAGGGGTCAGTGTGAGAAGGCTGCTGATGCAAAAATCAAACGAAGAAGGAGGCACTAATTTTGTGAAGGAGGTCCAAATTACCGGCTCTATTGATTTTGTTCATGCAATTCTGGAGTTAACAACCACACCAAGCTATTTCATCATCAACATGATTCCACCTCCTGACATAGAAGATCACACACATTTGCATAGGGAGCTTAAGTTATTGTATGATGCAAGCTCGATGTATAAGCTTGGCTTCTCTGCAAATGTTGTTTGGCATGTTTTCAAAGATGCAATTTTGCCAGGAGTTGAAAAACAACAGGAAGAGAAGTACAATGTTGAAAGGCTTGACTTCGACGGTAGTTATAAAGACATTGGGGTGGACTTCAGGGAATTGATTACCGGTTTTGATGGGCAGCTGGATACCTACAAAGTATTGGTAGATCTTGCTCATGCAACTCGTAAACAAATAATCAAAGCCTCGTGCCGCAACGTGGTCACCATTTCCGAACCAATGCGATTTCCAATCCTATTCAAGCTACACGTCACAAACTTTCAGGAAGGTAATCTGTGTGCTGTATTAGATGCTTCAGTCAAGAAAGATGAGACATATCGGAATATATCTTCTCATTTCAACGACTGGAGCAATTACTCTGAGAGATGCAGAAAAGGAAGGGTACAGTTTGCTGCAGAATGTGAAAGGTTTTACCAAGAGCTACGCAAGGACCTAATACCAGGAATTCCAACTTTTGATGCTTTGCTAACTTTTGTGGGTCTTTTGTCAAATAAAGACCataaaaaaattcataagcaagagcAGTCTGCAAAGCACATCAAACATTCTTCTGTAAACCCAGATGATCGCAGTAAGGGTGGTCGGGATGAGGACCCTCCGAGTGATAAAGATGAGAATAATCAAGAAAGACAGAAGAACAAGGATACCTCTTCAGCTTGGTTTTTTGAGTCCCATGTGATGCCATACCATTGGATTGGAATGACGACAAAG GTGATGATATGCGTGCCGGCGGACTACAACATGCAGCTGCTCGATGCCATCTACTACAACTTCATTGACGCTCTCCCAGTG GTCAGCTATTGCTCAGAGAACATTAAGCTTCTGTTCTACTTTACCTCTGAGATATGTGGCAAGATCatcggccgcttcatcgccaagGATCATCCCCACCATAAG GAAACTGATTTTTTCGAGCTGAAAGTTGGCGAGTCACCCTACATCTTTGGTCCAATTGTGAAGCAGAGGCGATCCTACTCATGTGTGACGCCGCTTATTTTCT CTGAGGATTTAGAAAATGATTTTGAATTCACGGTTGTGAGGCCTTTCAATTGGACTGGACCAATGATGGACTTCATTCCTGACACTGATGGTCCCAGGGAGGGCGTTCCACGGGTTTTGGCTTGCTTCAATAAA AATCTCCTCCGCAGAGAGACCTGGAAGCTTGCTGATGGCGGGAATTCTCAGAGAACTTATGTTTGCATCAAGGAAGCCATTGATGCAgctcttcttttgatgatt GCACATGGTCATGTCCCAGGAGAGCAACCTTTGATTGCTATGAGTTCCAAACGACTCTATGGTGAAGGATACAACGACAGGATTCTTGATGTTACTCTAATCATAGAGCAGCTAGTAGGTCACATCTCCACTGTTGGGGGTCCGAGCACATTCACTGCTAGGGAATTTACTGAAATGATGACATGT GCACCTTTGATTGAGGCGAGCGCAGAGCAGTTCTTGGGCAAAGGATATGACGGCAGCGACGACAAGAGGATTCCAGGCGTGACCCCGATCAACAAAAAGCAGCTAG GAGAGCCACTGCTGGAGGATCCTTTGATTGAGGCGAGCACAGAACAGTCTTTGGGCGAAGGATACGACGACAGCAACAAGAGGATTCCTGATGTGACGCTGATCAACAAGCAGCTAG GGTGGAACCCAAACGATGCCTCTCCTAAGGAACTGCTGCCGACAGCACTGACGACCTTGCAGCACAAGACCATGCGGACAAGTTGTCGAAAGGCAGATGTCACAGGCTCCATCGTCGAGTTACACAACATGTCGCAGTCTTGGATTCTGCGGCGAACACTGATGATCATGTAG